The proteins below are encoded in one region of Mycobacteriales bacterium:
- a CDS encoding polyprenol monophosphomannose synthase, with product MSGYPGGFNRVLVVIPTYEEAANIEPIVDRLRAAVPEADALIVDDGSPDGTGEIADKLSAADGRVHVLHRAAKAGLGAAYIAGFRWTLERGYDVVVEMDADGSHAPEELPRLLSALRSADLVLGSRWVAGGAVRNWPRSRRLLSRGGNLYTRLALRMPLRDATGGFRAYRCDVLAELPLDTISSQGYCFQVDLAWQAWRAGFRVVEVPITFTERARGMSKMSSAIVAEALWRVTWWGLSNRSRGARARAAPSDRGR from the coding sequence ATGAGCGGCTACCCCGGCGGGTTCAATCGTGTGCTCGTCGTCATCCCGACCTACGAGGAGGCCGCCAACATCGAGCCGATCGTCGACCGGCTCCGGGCCGCCGTGCCCGAGGCCGACGCGTTGATCGTCGACGACGGCAGCCCCGACGGCACCGGCGAGATCGCCGACAAGCTCTCCGCGGCCGACGGCCGGGTGCACGTCCTGCACCGGGCCGCGAAAGCCGGACTCGGGGCGGCCTACATCGCCGGATTCCGGTGGACCCTCGAGCGTGGGTACGACGTCGTGGTCGAGATGGACGCCGACGGGTCGCATGCCCCGGAGGAATTGCCGAGGCTGCTCTCCGCGCTGCGGTCGGCCGATCTCGTCCTCGGGTCGCGATGGGTGGCGGGCGGAGCGGTGCGCAACTGGCCACGCAGCCGGCGACTGCTCTCCCGGGGCGGAAACCTCTATACCCGGCTGGCGCTTCGGATGCCCCTTCGCGATGCGACCGGCGGCTTCCGGGCCTACCGCTGCGACGTCCTCGCCGAATTGCCGCTCGACACGATCTCCTCGCAGGGCTACTGCTTTCAGGTCGACCTGGCCTGGCAGGCGTGGCGGGCGGGCTTCCGGGTCGTCGAGGTGCCGATCACCTTCACCGAGCGCGCCCGCGGCATGAGCAAGATGAGCAGCGCGATCGTGGCCGAGGCGCTGTGGCGGGTCACCTGGTGGGGCCTGTCCAACCGCAGTCGCGGGGCGCGCGCGCGGGCCGCGCCGTCCGACAGGGGGAGGTAG
- a CDS encoding FxsA family protein, with protein MIFLAVFLLIAIPALEIWVFILVGGAIGFLPTVLLLLVSSLAGALLLRHEGGRAWRAFTQATADHRVPHREVIDGALVIVGGTLMLAPGFVTDAVGLLCLLPVTRSVFRRLAMILVTKRMGLVGAAGAAGGFATRRVRSKRGPAAPKNDDGDPPVIEGEIEQ; from the coding sequence GTGATCTTCCTCGCGGTGTTCCTCCTCATCGCCATACCCGCGCTCGAGATCTGGGTCTTCATCCTCGTGGGCGGAGCGATCGGGTTCCTGCCGACCGTGCTGCTCCTGCTGGTGTCGTCCCTCGCCGGCGCCCTCCTGCTGCGTCACGAAGGCGGCCGGGCCTGGCGGGCATTCACCCAGGCCACCGCCGATCACCGGGTGCCGCACCGCGAGGTGATCGACGGCGCGCTGGTCATCGTCGGTGGGACGCTCATGCTCGCCCCCGGCTTCGTGACTGACGCGGTGGGCCTGCTGTGTCTGCTGCCGGTGACGCGGTCGGTCTTCCGCCGCCTCGCCATGATTCTCGTCACCAAGCGGATGGGTCTGGTCGGTGCGGCGGGGGCGGCCGGAGGCTTCGCGACCCGACGGGTGCGGTCCAAGCGCGGCCCGGCCGCGCCGAAGAACGATGACGGCGACCCGCCGGTCATCGAAGGGGAGATCGAGCAGTGA